The window ACGCCGTGGAAGAAAAGGACGAGCGTTTCTTCCGGACCTTCCTCGGCGGAAGCGCCCTGGCCGCCTACTACCTGTTGACCGAGATGAGACCCCGGGTCGATCCCTTGGGGCCCGATAACGTCCTGGTCTTCGCGACCTCGGTCGTGGTCGGGGCGCCCGTGCCGGGGGCCAGCCGGTTCACCGTCGCCGCCAAGTCGCCCCTGACTGGGGCGATGGGGCAGGCCGAGGCCGGCGGCTACTTCGGCCCCGAACTGAAGAAGGCTGGCTTCGAGGCGATCGTCGTCAAGGGCCGGGCTGACCGGCCGACCTGGCTCTGGATCCACGACGGCGGGGTCGAGTTCAGGGACGCCGCCGGCCTGTGGGGCCACGACACCGGCTACGCCCAGGGGAGGATCCGCGGGGAACTCGGTGATGAGAAGGTCCGGGTGGCCTGCATCGGGCAGGCCGGGGAGAATCAGGTCCGCTACGCCTGCGTGGTCAACGAGTTGAAACACACCAATGGGCGGACGGGGATGGGCGCCGTCATGGGGGCCAAGAACCTCAAGGCGGTGGCCGTCCGGGGGTCGAAGATGCCGGCCTTTCACGACCGGGAGGCCCTGAATCGGATCAACCGCAGCTTCGTCGAGGTCTTCCGGAGCCACCCGATCCAGGGTCTCCTCTACGATGGGGGGACCATCGGTTGGGACATCGAGTCCCTCGACGCCGGCGGGATCCTGCCGACCAAGAACTTCCGGGGCGGCCACTTCGATGAATACGAGAAGATCACCCTGAACGCCATGAAGGACACCATCCTCCAGGGCCGGGGGGCCTGTTCGGGTTGCCCCAACCGCTGTAAACTCGTGTGCGGCGGGGGCAAGTTCGACATCGACCCGGAATACGGCGGCCCCGAGTACGAGACTGCCGGGGCCTTTGCCCCCAACCTCCTCGTCGGCGACCCCGAGGTCTACGCCAAGGCCCACGAACTCTGCAACCGCTACACTCTCGACACGATCAGCACCGGCGTGACCATCGCCTTCGCCATGGACTGCTACGAGGCCGGGCTGCTGACCAAGGAGCAGACCGGCGGTCTCGACCTCCGCTTCGGCAACGGCCGGGCGGTCCTCGAGCTGATCGAGGCCATCGCCTTCAAGCGTGGCCTGGGAGCCCTCCTGGCGGAAGGAAGCGTCCGGGCGGCCAAGGAGATCGGCCGCGGCGCCGAGCGCTTCGTCCGAGCGGTCAAGGGCCAGGAGATCGCGATGCACGAACCACGCGGCAAGGCCGGCATCGGCCTGGCCTTCGCCCTCTCACCCTGGGGCGCCGACCACGTCCAGGCCCCTCACGACCTGCTCTTCGAGGAGGGCAAGTTCGGCGTCGACGACCTCAAGGAGCTGGGCATCTACCGGGGCACGCCGGGCCGGGACATCGGCCCGGACAAGGTCCGCTTCTTCTACTACGGCCAGCAGACCTGGAACCTCTTCAACACCCTGTCGATGTGCTGCTTCGTCATCGGGCCCGGCAAGCTCCTGAAGATGGGCGACCTGGTGTCCATCGTCAACGCCGCCACCGGTTGGAACGGCAGCCTCTTCGAGTTGATGAAGGCCGGTGAGCGGACGGTCACCCTCGGGCGGCTCTTCGCCGTCCGCGAAGGCTTCACGGTGGCCGACGACGTCCTCCCGGAGGTCTTCTATCAGCCGTCGGAGAGCGGCCTTCTGACCGGCAGGAAGATCGATCGGGCGGCCTTCGTCCGGGCGGTTCAGCTCTACTACGAGATGATGGGCTGGGACGCCAAGACGGGTGAGCCAAAGGAATCCAAGCTCGTTGAGTTGGGGATCGCCGATCTGGGGGCGTTCTGAAGCGATGACCGCCGTCCGCCTGAAGATTCCATCCCTCCTCCACCTCGGTGATCGAGGGGTGATGGAAGTCCCCGGGGACTCGATCGCCGAAGTCCTGGGGTACCTGATCGAGCGCCTTCCGGGGTTTCAGGCGGCCGTCATCGACGGCCGAGGTGGCTTCAGCGGTCACCTGATGGTCGTCGCCCAGTACGCCGGTGAGCCCACCGCCGTATTGGTAGCGAGGCCCGGCGAGACCCGTCCGGGTCTTCTGGAGTTGTCCATCCTGCCCATCCCAGAGGGCGGATCGTCGGACATCCGCGACATGACGAGTGAAGAGGAGGAAGGGCCCGTGGGTTTCCTTCGCAGCTTCTTGTTCATGCCGGGTGACCGGGAGAAGGTCCTGGCCAAGACGGCCACCGTGGCGGCCGACGCGGTGATCTGGGACCTCGAGGATGCGGTTGCCCCGCCTAACAAGGACGCCGCCCGAGGGCTGATCGCCGCCTCCCTGAAGCCCGGGGGCTACCCGATGTCGATCTACGTCCGGGTCAATGCCGTGTCCAGCGGCCTTTGCGAGACTGACCTGGCGGCCACCGTCCGGCCGGGGCTGAAGGGCGTGGTCGTGGCCAAGGCCGAGCGGGCCGACGATCTCCGCCTGGTCGGCCGGACCCTCCGCCGACTGGAAGGGGAACGCGGCCTTCCCCTGGGGGGTTTGACCATCATTCCCCTCATCGAATCGGCCCTCGGGCTGGTCCGGGCCCATGACCTGGCGGCCGCGTCCGACCGGGTCGAGGCCATCTCCTTCGGCGGCGAGGACTTCACCCGCGACCTCGGGGCCACCCGCACCAAGGCCGGCCACGAGTTGGCCTATGCCCGGGGGGTCATGGTCGTGGCCGCGGCGGCGGCCGGCGTGCCGGCCATCGACACCGTCTACACCGACCTGGACGACGACGAGGGCCTGGCCGGGGAGTGCGCCCACGTCCGTCAACTGGGCTTTTCCGGCAAGCTGGCGATCCACCCCAAGCAGATAGAAACGATCCACCGAGCCTTCTCGCCGACCGGGGCCGAGCTCGATTTCGCCCGGCGGGTGGTGGAGGCGGCCGGGCATCCGGCGGCCGAGAACAAGGGGGTCATCGTGGTCGAGGGGAAGATGGTCGACCGGCCCGTGGTCGAACGGGCGATCAGGTTGTTGGCGCAGGCCCAAAGGAATTGAAAACGCCGGTCCTCAGCTCGCGTACAATCGCCCATAGGGTCTCAAGTACTTCGGGTAGAGCTTGACGAACTGATCCTTGAGGATCCGCTCGGGGTCGACCTGGAAGTGGGCGGCGTACGACCCGACCGCGTCGGCCAGGAAGACCAGGTCGCCGTCGTCGGGCTCGGTCACCCCGACCTCCCGGCCCAGTTGCTCGGGATCAACCCCGCCGCGTAGGTAGATGGCCCCGCCGTGCATCCCCGTACCGATGAAGTCGGCCCGCAGCCGCCCCCCGTGACGAAGCGTCAGGCCCAGCAGGACGACTCTCCGGTTTTCGGGCTCCTTGCCGCAGGTCTGGTCCTTGCCGGCGGCCGCGTGACCCGGAA of the Bacillota bacterium genome contains:
- a CDS encoding CoA ester lyase, giving the protein MTAVRLKIPSLLHLGDRGVMEVPGDSIAEVLGYLIERLPGFQAAVIDGRGGFSGHLMVVAQYAGEPTAVLVARPGETRPGLLELSILPIPEGGSSDIRDMTSEEEEGPVGFLRSFLFMPGDREKVLAKTATVAADAVIWDLEDAVAPPNKDAARGLIAASLKPGGYPMSIYVRVNAVSSGLCETDLAATVRPGLKGVVVAKAERADDLRLVGRTLRRLEGERGLPLGGLTIIPLIESALGLVRAHDLAAASDRVEAISFGGEDFTRDLGATRTKAGHELAYARGVMVVAAAAAGVPAIDTVYTDLDDDEGLAGECAHVRQLGFSGKLAIHPKQIETIHRAFSPTGAELDFARRVVEAAGHPAAENKGVIVVEGKMVDRPVVERAIRLLAQAQRN
- a CDS encoding aldehyde ferredoxin oxidoreductase family protein, whose translation is MPFGYNGKILKVDLSTSSYAVEEKDERFFRTFLGGSALAAYYLLTEMRPRVDPLGPDNVLVFATSVVVGAPVPGASRFTVAAKSPLTGAMGQAEAGGYFGPELKKAGFEAIVVKGRADRPTWLWIHDGGVEFRDAAGLWGHDTGYAQGRIRGELGDEKVRVACIGQAGENQVRYACVVNELKHTNGRTGMGAVMGAKNLKAVAVRGSKMPAFHDREALNRINRSFVEVFRSHPIQGLLYDGGTIGWDIESLDAGGILPTKNFRGGHFDEYEKITLNAMKDTILQGRGACSGCPNRCKLVCGGGKFDIDPEYGGPEYETAGAFAPNLLVGDPEVYAKAHELCNRYTLDTISTGVTIAFAMDCYEAGLLTKEQTGGLDLRFGNGRAVLELIEAIAFKRGLGALLAEGSVRAAKEIGRGAERFVRAVKGQEIAMHEPRGKAGIGLAFALSPWGADHVQAPHDLLFEEGKFGVDDLKELGIYRGTPGRDIGPDKVRFFYYGQQTWNLFNTLSMCCFVIGPGKLLKMGDLVSIVNAATGWNGSLFELMKAGERTVTLGRLFAVREGFTVADDVLPEVFYQPSESGLLTGRKIDRAAFVRAVQLYYEMMGWDAKTGEPKESKLVELGIADLGAF